Proteins encoded together in one Atribacterota bacterium window:
- a CDS encoding DUF2939 domain-containing protein gives MRIMNKKIFIIILFFVLIISIFISWSIIVSPQYSLKQLKKAIPRDDMLAFDKYVDLDRTVDNAIDQIWQFYGAPAPESRKSRWIDIRNEIGQSMLSIFKPNLKEIIKKEVYHYIINGKLGNINSQGEGRLASMIMKLAEEKINPKNWEFQSINYTKIKEDMAFLGLTYYDKSKQANFVVDIKMRNMQGYWQLIEITNIAQILKIYNDI, from the coding sequence ATGAGAATTATGAATAAAAAAATATTTATTATAATTTTATTTTTTGTTCTTATAATTTCCATATTTATTTCCTGGAGCATAATTGTCTCTCCTCAATATAGCTTAAAACAGCTGAAAAAAGCTATTCCCAGGGATGATATGCTGGCTTTTGACAAATATGTAGATCTGGATAGAACAGTAGATAATGCTATTGATCAAATCTGGCAGTTTTATGGTGCTCCGGCACCAGAAAGCAGAAAAAGTAGATGGATTGATATTCGTAATGAAATAGGCCAAAGTATGCTTTCAATATTCAAACCTAATTTAAAGGAGATAATTAAAAAAGAAGTCTATCATTATATTATTAATGGCAAATTGGGAAACATAAACTCCCAAGGAGAGGGTAGATTGGCTTCTATGATTATGAAATTGGCGGAAGAAAAAATTAATCCTAAAAATTGGGAATTTCAGTCCATTAATTATACTAAAATAAAAGAAGATATGGCCTTCCTTGGTTTAACTTATTATGATAAATCTAAACAAGCTAATTTTGTAGTTGATATAAAAATGAGAAATATGCAGGGGTACTGGCAGCTAATAGAAATTACTAATATTGCTCAAATACTGAAAATATATAATGATATCTGA
- a CDS encoding bifunctional alpha,alpha-trehalose-phosphate synthase (UDP-forming)/trehalose-phosphatase, translating to MSRIIIVSNRLPVTIKKNKDKLTYQQSVGGLATGISSLQKEHECLWVGWPGIARDGLDNEEKDDLLKKMDKMGNYPVFLSQTHIEEYYNGFCNKTIWSLFHCFTQFTVYENYLWESYRRVNQIFCQTILDIIKPDDLIWIHDYHLMLLPNLLRKRMPDLTIGFFLHIPFPPTEIFRLLPWRREILEGLMGADLIGFHTYDYVRNFLDSILRLRGYENSLGFINYQNRIIKVDSFPMGIDFDRYYNSSEQTKTKQEIKKMKNKIKKYKVIISVDRLDYTKGILERLRAFSAFLGDNPEYWEKVVMILVAVPSRTAVSQYQQLKQQVDEMIGHINGQFGKLGWSPIWYLYRSLPFHELTALYYIGDIALITPLKDGMNLIAKEYIATKKDTLGVLILSEMAGAGNEMGEALIVNPNNRTQISWALKYALNMEEKEQQKRILSLQRRLKNYDVKKWADDFKENLIKIKSEQKNLAAKYISPKNRLKIIKDYQQSYQRLFLIDYDGTLVPYHLKFRQSSPSPEILDTIQLLSRNPGNKVVIVSGREKDVLENWFKHIKVDLIAEHGAWLKKNSNDWKTIEPLKKEWKEQIRPILELYTNRTPGSFIQEKEYSLVWHYINTEPTFGRTRALELMDSLTHLTSNLNLEVNHGEKVIEIKAAGINKGITAYQWISEKKWDFIMAIGDDWSDEDTFSHLPASAYSIKVGPGISQSKYNIHSSTEVRALLKELAKKS from the coding sequence ATGTCCCGTATAATTATAGTATCCAACCGTCTTCCTGTTACTATAAAAAAAAACAAAGATAAGCTAACCTATCAGCAAAGCGTAGGTGGTCTGGCAACTGGTATTTCTTCTTTACAAAAAGAGCATGAATGCTTATGGGTTGGTTGGCCTGGTATAGCCAGGGATGGACTCGATAATGAAGAAAAAGATGACTTACTGAAAAAAATGGATAAAATGGGAAACTATCCGGTCTTTTTATCCCAAACACATATCGAAGAGTATTACAATGGTTTCTGTAATAAAACTATCTGGTCTTTATTTCATTGCTTTACTCAATTTACTGTTTATGAAAACTACTTATGGGAGTCCTACCGGCGAGTAAACCAGATCTTTTGTCAAACAATTCTTGATATAATCAAACCAGATGATCTTATCTGGATCCACGATTATCATCTTATGTTGCTACCGAATTTATTAAGAAAAAGGATGCCTGATTTAACTATTGGATTCTTCCTGCATATCCCCTTCCCTCCTACAGAAATCTTTCGACTACTACCCTGGCGGAGAGAGATACTGGAGGGATTGATGGGTGCTGATCTGATTGGTTTTCACACCTATGATTATGTACGCAACTTTCTCGATTCAATTCTACGCTTACGTGGATATGAAAACAGTCTGGGTTTCATCAATTATCAAAATCGTATAATAAAAGTAGATTCTTTCCCAATGGGGATTGATTTTGACCGATATTATAATTCTTCAGAACAGACGAAAACAAAGCAAGAAATTAAAAAAATGAAGAATAAAATAAAAAAATATAAAGTTATAATTTCAGTTGATCGCTTAGATTATACTAAAGGTATTCTAGAGAGATTAAGAGCTTTTTCTGCCTTTCTGGGGGATAATCCGGAATACTGGGAGAAGGTAGTTATGATTCTGGTAGCAGTCCCTTCTCGTACTGCCGTCAGTCAATATCAACAATTAAAACAACAGGTTGACGAGATGATTGGCCATATAAATGGTCAATTTGGGAAATTAGGCTGGTCACCCATCTGGTATTTATACCGTTCATTGCCTTTCCACGAACTAACAGCTCTTTATTATATTGGTGACATAGCTTTAATAACTCCCCTTAAAGATGGTATGAATCTAATCGCCAAAGAATATATTGCTACCAAGAAAGATACCCTGGGAGTTCTTATTTTAAGCGAAATGGCTGGTGCTGGTAATGAAATGGGAGAGGCACTCATTGTTAATCCCAATAATAGGACCCAGATTTCCTGGGCTTTAAAGTATGCTTTAAATATGGAGGAAAAAGAGCAACAAAAAAGAATCTTATCTTTACAAAGACGTTTAAAAAATTATGATGTTAAAAAATGGGCAGATGACTTTAAAGAAAATTTAATCAAAATTAAAAGTGAACAGAAGAATCTGGCTGCTAAATATATATCACCAAAAAATAGATTAAAAATAATTAAAGATTATCAACAGAGTTACCAACGTTTATTCTTAATAGATTATGATGGCACTCTTGTTCCTTATCATTTGAAATTCAGGCAATCCAGCCCTTCGCCAGAAATTCTTGACACTATTCAATTGCTCAGCAGGAATCCTGGAAATAAGGTAGTCATTGTTAGCGGTAGAGAAAAAGATGTTTTAGAAAATTGGTTTAAACACATTAAGGTAGACTTAATTGCTGAACATGGAGCATGGCTAAAAAAGAATTCTAATGATTGGAAAACTATTGAACCATTAAAAAAAGAATGGAAAGAGCAGATTAGACCCATTTTAGAATTATATACCAATCGAACGCCGGGTTCTTTTATCCAAGAAAAAGAATATTCACTGGTCTGGCATTATATCAATACAGAACCCACATTTGGTCGTACGCGAGCTTTGGAACTAATGGATTCCCTCACTCATCTAACTTCTAACCTCAATTTAGAGGTAAACCATGGAGAAAAAGTTATCGAAATTAAAGCAGCAGGAATTAACAAAGGGATTACTGCCTATCAATGGATATCAGAAAAAAAATGGGATTTTATAATGGCAATCGGGGATGACTGGTCTGATGAAGACACCTTTTCTCATTTACCAGCTTCAGCTTACTCTATCAAAGTTGGTCCAGGTATTTCTCAATCGAAATACAATATCCATTCTTCCACTGAAGTCCGTGCTTTATTAAAAGAATTAGCTAAAAAATCATAG
- a CDS encoding carboxymuconolactone decarboxylase family protein, translating into MQTIELKKQMGKLHEEMPGVMKEGFDLLSEQVLKEGALSKKTKELITLSLGISALCEYCIRLHTPLAVRAGANRAEILEAAGVAMMMRGGPAVTYVATELLPLLDELKVE; encoded by the coding sequence ATGCAAACTATAGAATTAAAAAAACAAATGGGTAAATTACATGAAGAAATGCCCGGTGTGATGAAAGAAGGCTTTGATCTATTAAGTGAACAGGTATTAAAGGAAGGTGCATTAAGTAAAAAGACCAAAGAACTTATAACCTTGTCCTTAGGTATTTCGGCACTTTGTGAATATTGTATTAGATTGCACACACCATTAGCAGTTAGGGCTGGTGCTAACAGGGCAGAAATATTGGAAGCAGCTGGAGTAGCAATGATGATGAGGGGTGGCCCCGCGGTTACCTATGTCGCAACAGAATTGCTACCATTACTGGATGAGCTAAAAGTAGAATAA
- a CDS encoding HU family DNA-binding protein, whose protein sequence is MNKSELIDKVSYDRGVTKAHAKAAVECIFDNISEALAKKESVRLVGFGTFGVRVRAARTARNPRTGKKISLPKTNVPFFKPGKELKEKVNK, encoded by the coding sequence TTGAACAAAAGCGAATTAATTGACAAGGTATCATATGATAGAGGGGTAACAAAAGCTCATGCCAAAGCAGCTGTGGAATGTATCTTTGATAACATTTCTGAAGCCTTAGCTAAAAAAGAATCTGTACGGTTAGTTGGTTTTGGAACTTTTGGTGTTAGAGTAAGAGCTGCTAGAACTGCCCGCAATCCCAGAACAGGCAAAAAAATATCTCTTCCCAAAACAAATGTACCATTCTTCAAACCTGGAAAGGAATTAAAAGAGAAGGTTAATAAATAA
- a CDS encoding sugar ABC transporter permease, with product MRTHWFTPWFYVIPALATLMFFLIYPSMHTLVISFFGPQSEKFVGLANYIYCFTNETMLSAFRNNLLWVALFVPMTVFLGLILAVILDRVHYESLVKSIIFMPMAISFVGAGVIWKFVYSYRPVGSEQIGILNAFLSYIGVQPIPWLIQRPWLNNICLIIVGIWIWTGFCLVILSASYKGIPKELLEAARVDGANEYRIFWKIILPLMKPTVAVVATTMFINVLKVFDIVYVMTNGGFATEVIANRMYKEMFIFRNYGRASAIAILLLLFIIPMIIINVQRFREQEAVR from the coding sequence ATGCGAACACACTGGTTTACTCCCTGGTTTTATGTCATTCCTGCTTTAGCAACTTTAATGTTTTTTTTAATTTATCCTTCTATGCACACTCTTGTTATTTCATTTTTTGGTCCCCAATCCGAAAAATTTGTTGGTTTAGCTAATTATATTTATTGTTTTACCAATGAAACTATGCTATCAGCCTTTCGTAATAATTTATTATGGGTAGCTCTCTTTGTTCCCATGACTGTTTTTTTAGGTTTAATTTTAGCTGTGATACTGGATAGGGTGCATTATGAATCATTGGTAAAATCCATAATATTTATGCCTATGGCTATTTCATTTGTAGGAGCAGGTGTTATATGGAAATTTGTATATTCCTATAGACCGGTGGGAAGTGAACAGATTGGTATCCTCAATGCTTTTTTATCATATATAGGAGTGCAACCGATACCCTGGTTAATTCAACGTCCCTGGCTGAATAATATTTGTTTAATAATAGTAGGAATATGGATCTGGACTGGATTTTGTTTAGTGATACTTTCAGCCAGCTATAAGGGAATTCCCAAAGAACTATTGGAGGCAGCCCGTGTAGATGGTGCTAATGAGTATCGAATTTTCTGGAAGATTATTCTACCTTTGATGAAACCCACTGTAGCAGTTGTAGCAACTACTATGTTTATTAATGTTTTAAAGGTTTTTGATATTGTTTATGTTATGACTAATGGTGGATTTGCAACGGAGGTTATAGCAAATAGAATGTATAAAGAGATGTTTATATTCAGAAACTATGGCAGAGCAAGTGCCATAGCAATTTTATTACTTCTATTTATTATTCCCATGATAATCATCAACGTTCAGCGTTTTAGAGAACAGGAGGCGGTTCGATGA
- a CDS encoding PEGA domain-containing protein, whose translation MNLLKLKKQKKENNQIYLFLCLGKLAFVAILILLAVITVNAQGDMKKSIQIINPRPDFALSLRLDKGAGATYVPGERIRILFRSTRNAYVAIFGYDSYGNIRLLFPNQYQKNHFIDANKQYSIDGIIDPATKSGLEYVQGFATTEPVIISRELERLIERELFPKLGEGITRFTQRIRGILAALPSQRWVSSEILHYQVVERREEDGQLRLNSIPEGADVYLNDRYAGKTPLVLEHIRVGEYLARVELPGYQIWTRTIQINPDRTAIVNANLVSIQRYGSVAIRCNEDNASIFLDGQYKGLTEKNRNVLLEQVREGFHDIRITLSGYREWTQRVEVKSNQRIQLTVNLDRITRRGSLEITCDVDNAQIYLDGKYQRRTSINRSVTISNIQEGNYEIRITKDGYHDYITTVRIYPDQTYRLNVIMRPVQREGNISIYCNENNAKIFVNGTYITTTTANKAKILDGFKEGMYEITLIKDGYRTWLDEIWVYPGETTTVYTNLVKIGS comes from the coding sequence ATGAATTTATTAAAACTAAAAAAGCAAAAAAAAGAGAACAACCAAATTTATCTTTTTTTATGTCTTGGTAAGCTGGCTTTTGTTGCAATTCTAATTTTATTAGCAGTAATTACAGTTAATGCCCAGGGGGATATGAAAAAGAGTATTCAAATTATTAATCCCAGACCTGATTTTGCCTTATCTCTGAGATTAGATAAAGGAGCAGGTGCTACATATGTTCCAGGCGAGAGGATTCGTATTTTATTTCGATCTACCAGAAATGCTTATGTTGCTATTTTTGGTTATGATAGCTATGGTAACATCAGACTATTATTTCCCAACCAATATCAAAAAAATCATTTTATAGATGCTAACAAACAATATAGTATAGATGGGATAATAGATCCTGCCACTAAGTCTGGTCTAGAATATGTTCAGGGCTTTGCTACTACTGAACCAGTAATCATTTCAAGAGAATTAGAAAGGTTAATTGAAAGGGAATTGTTTCCCAAACTTGGAGAAGGAATAACCAGATTTACTCAAAGAATCAGGGGTATTTTAGCAGCTTTACCTTCACAAAGATGGGTTAGCAGTGAAATATTGCATTATCAGGTTGTAGAGAGAAGGGAAGAGGATGGGCAGTTACGCCTCAATTCAATCCCAGAAGGTGCTGATGTATATCTGAATGATCGCTATGCCGGTAAGACACCATTGGTACTGGAGCATATTCGTGTTGGTGAATATTTAGCTCGAGTAGAATTGCCGGGTTATCAAATCTGGACCAGAACAATTCAGATTAATCCTGATCGAACAGCTATTGTTAATGCCAATCTGGTAAGTATCCAGCGATATGGTTCTGTTGCTATTCGTTGCAATGAAGACAATGCTAGTATCTTTTTAGATGGCCAATATAAAGGACTAACAGAAAAAAACAGAAATGTTTTACTCGAACAAGTTAGGGAGGGATTTCATGATATCAGGATTACTTTAAGTGGATATCGTGAATGGACTCAAAGAGTAGAGGTAAAATCCAATCAACGAATCCAATTAACAGTAAATTTAGACAGAATCACACGTAGGGGAAGTCTGGAAATTACCTGTGATGTTGATAATGCCCAGATATATTTAGATGGAAAGTATCAGAGAAGAACATCGATTAATAGGAGTGTTACTATAAGTAACATTCAGGAAGGGAATTATGAAATAAGGATTACTAAAGATGGTTACCATGATTATATTACCACAGTAAGAATATATCCTGATCAAACTTATCGTCTTAACGTGATAATGAGACCAGTTCAAAGAGAAGGAAATATTTCCATTTACTGTAATGAAAATAATGCCAAGATTTTTGTTAATGGTACCTATATAACTACCACTACTGCTAATAAGGCAAAAATTCTTGATGGATTTAAAGAAGGAATGTATGAGATTACCCTTATTAAGGATGGATACCGCACCTGGTTGGATGAGATCTGGGTTTATCCAGGGGAAACAACTACCGTCTACACAAATTTGGTCAAAATTGGAAGTTAG
- a CDS encoding class I fructose-bisphosphate aldolase, with product MDIMEIRNILGEETDYLLSHKCQTISKNMLHLPGPDFVENIFNISDRSLQVRQNLKKLFNQGRLKGTGYLSILPVDQGIEHSAGASFAPNPIYFDPENIVKLAIEGNCNAVASTLGVLGMISGKYADKIPFIVKLNHNELLSYPNYYDQRMFASVEQAYDMGALGVGATIYFGSEESRRQIEEVSIAFKQAHQLGMFTVLWCYLRNAAFKKEGIDYHTSADLTGQANHIGVTLEADLVKQKQPTNNGGYVALKFGKTSPLVYEILTSDHPIDLTRYQVANCYMGRIGLINSGGASGDNDLQQAVKTAVINKRAGGMGIISGRKTFQKPMAEGIKIFHAIQDVYLCQEIEVA from the coding sequence ATGGATATCATGGAAATTAGAAATATATTAGGGGAAGAAACTGATTATCTATTATCACATAAATGTCAAACAATTTCTAAAAATATGCTTCATTTACCTGGACCTGATTTTGTTGAAAACATCTTTAATATTTCTGATCGTTCTTTACAAGTCAGGCAAAACTTGAAAAAATTATTTAATCAAGGCAGGCTGAAGGGAACTGGTTATCTATCAATATTGCCAGTAGATCAAGGGATAGAACACTCTGCCGGAGCCTCTTTTGCTCCCAATCCTATCTATTTTGATCCGGAAAATATAGTCAAGTTAGCTATTGAAGGAAACTGTAATGCTGTAGCTTCAACATTGGGTGTTTTAGGTATGATTTCCGGAAAGTATGCTGATAAGATTCCTTTTATCGTAAAACTAAATCATAATGAGTTACTTTCTTATCCCAACTATTATGATCAGAGAATGTTTGCCTCGGTAGAACAGGCTTATGATATGGGTGCACTGGGAGTAGGTGCTACTATTTATTTTGGTTCTGAGGAATCAAGGAGACAGATAGAGGAGGTATCCATTGCCTTCAAGCAAGCTCATCAACTGGGAATGTTTACAGTTTTATGGTGCTATCTTAGAAATGCAGCCTTTAAAAAGGAAGGGATTGACTACCATACTTCAGCAGATTTAACTGGTCAGGCTAATCATATAGGAGTTACTCTTGAAGCAGACCTGGTTAAACAAAAGCAACCAACCAATAATGGAGGTTATGTGGCATTAAAATTTGGTAAAACCAGTCCTCTGGTCTATGAAATATTAACATCTGATCATCCCATTGACCTCACTCGTTATCAAGTGGCTAATTGCTATATGGGGAGAATTGGTTTAATTAATTCTGGAGGGGCATCTGGAGATAATGATTTACAACAGGCGGTGAAAACGGCTGTTATTAACAAAAGAGCAGGAGGCATGGGAATTATATCTGGTAGAAAAACTTTTCAAAAACCAATGGCAGAAGGAATTAAAATATTCCATGCTATCCAAGATGTATATCTATGCCAGGAAATAGAAGTTGCCTAA
- a CDS encoding carbohydrate ABC transporter permease: MKPKYSQFILSIPMHLFIILVAIIWIFPTVGLLITSFRSSSAVASTGWWTVLTHPFNFTQFTLENYQDVITKIGIGRTFINTLTITLPACILPIIIASFAAYAFAWMEFWGRRFFFMLFVGLLVVPLQMTLIPILRIFNKLGLSGSFLGIWLAHAGYGLPLVIYLMYNYISGLPSEIFESSTIDGATPFQIFKSIVLPLSIPAIASIAIFQFIWVWNDLLVALVYLGGTPDVAPLTVRISALVGSYGQNWELLTAAAFVSMALPLIVFLSLQRYFVRGILAGSVKG; the protein is encoded by the coding sequence ATGAAACCAAAATATAGTCAATTTATATTAAGTATCCCGATGCATTTATTCATTATCCTGGTAGCTATTATCTGGATCTTTCCAACAGTTGGCTTGTTGATTACTTCTTTTCGTTCTTCTTCTGCAGTTGCATCCACTGGTTGGTGGACAGTTTTAACCCATCCTTTTAACTTTACTCAATTTACCCTTGAAAATTATCAGGATGTAATAACAAAAATTGGGATAGGAAGAACTTTTATAAATACTCTTACTATAACTTTACCAGCCTGTATATTACCAATAATAATTGCCTCTTTTGCTGCCTATGCTTTTGCCTGGATGGAATTTTGGGGTAGACGTTTTTTCTTTATGCTTTTTGTAGGATTGTTGGTAGTACCATTGCAAATGACCTTGATACCTATTTTAAGGATATTCAATAAACTTGGTTTATCAGGTTCTTTTTTAGGGATTTGGTTGGCTCATGCGGGATATGGTCTGCCTTTAGTCATTTATCTAATGTATAACTATATATCCGGATTACCCAGCGAAATATTTGAGTCATCAACCATCGATGGCGCTACCCCATTTCAAATTTTTAAAAGTATTGTTTTGCCATTATCAATACCAGCAATTGCATCTATAGCCATTTTTCAATTTATCTGGGTATGGAATGATCTGTTAGTGGCATTGGTTTATTTAGGAGGAACACCGGATGTGGCTCCATTAACAGTCAGAATTAGTGCCCTGGTTGGTTCCTATGGACAAAATTGGGAATTATTGACAGCAGCTGCCTTTGTTTCAATGGCATTACCATTAATAGTATTTTTAAGCCTACAACGTTATTTTGTAAGAGGAATTTTAGCTGGTTCA
- a CDS encoding ABC transporter substrate-binding protein, translated as MKKFNFIIMLICLSFLVSVTTAAGQSVTVMGIWTGAEADAFAKMVAPFEAETGIKVEFTGTRDLPAILTTRVEAGNPPDVSVMPNPGQMLEFAKDGKLIDLSTFMDMEALKSEYSNAWLDLGSYQSKLHAIFISADLKSLVWYNPKAFAAAGYTVPNTWDELMVLSDKMVADGNTPWAIGLESGAASGWPGTDWIEDIMLRIASPETYDAWVNHELAWTNDIVVEAFEIFGEIARSERYVYGGPNAVLTIPFGDSPDALFTDPPNAYMHRQATFIKSFILDHFPDLVPGVDFDFFPFPPIKEEFGNPALGAADMLAMFNDTPEARAFMKYIASTQAQGIWVGELGKLAPNLKVDPMVYPDDITRKAAEILGEASVFRFDASDLMPAAVGSGSFWSGILDYVSGESLMNVLMQVEASALDAYSR; from the coding sequence TTGAAAAAGTTTAATTTTATTATTATGTTAATATGTCTGTCATTTCTGGTAAGTGTGACCACTGCAGCTGGACAGAGTGTCACTGTCATGGGAATATGGACTGGTGCCGAGGCTGATGCCTTTGCTAAAATGGTAGCACCATTTGAGGCAGAAACCGGTATTAAAGTTGAATTTACTGGTACTCGTGATTTACCGGCTATCCTCACTACCAGGGTGGAAGCAGGTAATCCTCCCGATGTTTCTGTTATGCCCAATCCAGGACAAATGCTAGAATTTGCCAAAGATGGTAAATTAATTGATCTGTCAACTTTTATGGATATGGAAGCCTTAAAATCTGAATACTCTAATGCCTGGTTAGATTTAGGTTCTTATCAGAGCAAACTTCATGCCATTTTTATCTCGGCAGATTTAAAAAGTTTGGTCTGGTATAATCCTAAGGCATTTGCTGCTGCCGGTTACACTGTACCCAACACCTGGGATGAGCTTATGGTGCTTTCTGATAAAATGGTTGCTGATGGTAATACACCCTGGGCTATTGGCTTGGAATCAGGAGCAGCCAGTGGATGGCCGGGGACTGACTGGATAGAGGATATTATGCTACGAATAGCTTCTCCCGAAACTTATGATGCCTGGGTTAATCATGAACTTGCCTGGACTAATGATATAGTGGTGGAGGCATTTGAAATTTTTGGGGAGATTGCTCGTAGTGAAAGGTATGTCTATGGTGGACCAAACGCTGTTCTAACTATTCCCTTCGGTGATTCTCCTGATGCCTTATTTACCGATCCGCCTAACGCCTATATGCATAGACAGGCTACCTTTATTAAGAGTTTTATCCTGGATCATTTTCCTGATTTAGTGCCTGGAGTAGACTTTGACTTCTTCCCCTTCCCACCTATTAAAGAAGAATTTGGAAATCCTGCCTTAGGTGCAGCAGATATGCTGGCTATGTTTAATGATACACCGGAAGCCAGAGCTTTTATGAAGTATATAGCATCTACACAGGCTCAGGGAATCTGGGTTGGTGAATTGGGTAAGTTGGCACCTAACCTGAAGGTTGATCCAATGGTTTATCCAGATGATATTACCAGAAAAGCAGCTGAAATCTTAGGAGAAGCATCAGTTTTCCGTTTTGATGCCTCTGATTTAATGCCTGCTGCGGTAGGTTCTGGTTCCTTCTGGTCCGGCATACTAGACTATGTTAGTGGAGAATCTTTAATGAATGTATTAATGCAGGTTGAGGCAAGTGCATTGGATGCTTACAGTAGATAA